The genomic segment GGGCCAAGCCGTGACCATGGCGGTCGCCCCGGGCCATGGCGGCCTCCAAGTTTTCATCGAAGACGTTGCGATTGACGAGGCCGGTCAGGGGGTCGTGGCCGGCCTGATACTCCAGCTGCGCCTGGCTCTCCATGAGGTCCTGATTGGCCCGCTCCAGGTCATGCGTGCGCTCTGCCACCCGCTGCTCCAGCTGGCGCTCGCTCTCCCGCAAGGCCTCCACCTTCTCCTGACGGGTGCGAAGGGCCTGCTCCTGCGCCTCGTCCCGGGACTGCTGCAGGGTCTGAATGCGGTCGGCCAGGGCCAGGGAAAGCAGCAACATTTCCATGGCCGAGCCAATGAGCAGGGCATTGGCCGTGACGACGTTGGAGGGCAGCACGCCCAGATTGTGGAGAGAGATGATGACCACCCCGGTCAGCAGCGCCACCCAGGCCAGCACGAAGAAGCGCGCCCCGGGCTGCCGCTGATAGAGACTGACCGCCCCCAAGCCCAGCGCCCCGGCGGCGAAAACCAGGGAAAGGAGGTTCACGGAAAGCGCCGCCAGGTGGTAGGACCACAGCACCACGCAGAGGAAAATGGCGGCATAGCCGGCGGCCACCAGCGGCATGAGCCAGCCCAGCCGCACCCGGGACGGCGTATCGCCCAGGAAACGCCGCACGAAGAGCGCGCCGAAGAAGCCCGCCAGGGAGACACCGCCGGTGGGCGTCAGGTTGGTTAGCCAGGGGTTTTCGGGCCAGAGGAACTGCCCCGTGAACCCGGCCAGCCCAGCCTGGCCGATAGCCAGGGTGGCGATAAAGGCGACGTAGTTGAGGTAGAGCGGATCGCGAAGGGAGAGGTAGAGGAACAGGTTGTAGATGAGCAGGGCAAGCAGGATGCCATAGTAGAGGCCCAATGCCGCGTACGCCCGCAGATCGTGCGCCCAGAGGGCATCGGCCCGCCAGATGGTCAGCGGCGCCGTGAGCGTCCCCTCCGATGCCACCCTCAGGTAGAGGGTGTAGTCCGTCGCCGGTTCCAGGTCGAGGTCGAAAACGTGGTTGCGATGGGGAATGGGGCGGTCGCGGAAGGGGAGCTGATCGCCGGAATGGTGGGCCCGCCACCCGCCCCCATCGGAAGCCAGATAGAGGTCCACCCGATCCAGGGAGGCATGCCCCACCTCCAGCAGCCAGCGCCCGGTAAGATCGGCCTTTGTGGACAGCGGCAGCCGCAGCCAGATCTCGTCCCGGGTCAGGCCGAAGTTGGTGGCGCGGGCCCCCTCCCCCGCCAGGGAGCGGAAGCCGCCTTCGCCATGGACCGCGCGCACCGCCTCCAGGGTAAGGGGCGCCCCGTCATGGCGATGCAGGCTGGCGGCAGCATCAATCGGCTGGCGCGTCTCGGCCCCCACCGTCACCCGCTCCCCCCCGGCCGCAGCAGCCGGTCCCGCGACCATGGTAAGCACCACCAGCGCGACCGCCGCCCAGAACCCCTGCCAGCTCATGCGCCCACTCCACCAACCATACCCACCCTC from the Thiohalorhabdus sp. Cl-TMA genome contains:
- a CDS encoding 7TM diverse intracellular signaling domain-containing protein is translated as MSWQGFWAAVALVVLTMVAGPAAAAGGERVTVGAETRQPIDAAASLHRHDGAPLTLEAVRAVHGEGGFRSLAGEGARATNFGLTRDEIWLRLPLSTKADLTGRWLLEVGHASLDRVDLYLASDGGGWRAHHSGDQLPFRDRPIPHRNHVFDLDLEPATDYTLYLRVASEGTLTAPLTIWRADALWAHDLRAYAALGLYYGILLALLIYNLFLYLSLRDPLYLNYVAFIATLAIGQAGLAGFTGQFLWPENPWLTNLTPTGGVSLAGFFGALFVRRFLGDTPSRVRLGWLMPLVAAGYAAIFLCVVLWSYHLAALSVNLLSLVFAAGALGLGAVSLYQRQPGARFFVLAWVALLTGVVIISLHNLGVLPSNVVTANALLIGSAMEMLLLSLALADRIQTLQQSRDEAQEQALRTRQEKVEALRESERQLEQRVAERTHDLERANQDLMESQAQLEYQAGHDPLTGLVNRNVFDENLEAAMARGDRHGHGLALVVGDLDRFKPINDSLGHAAGDQVLVQVADRLRGSVRQSDTVGRLGGDEFVILLEEVGGTDNVETVVEKINEEVARSIRLEDGRVVHVGLSLGWARYPADAGDEKTLFRVADRAMYSRKTAAEDSREDAS